In Bradyrhizobium sp. 1(2017), one DNA window encodes the following:
- a CDS encoding aspartate ammonia-lyase, giving the protein MSRTEQDFLGQREIADDIYYGVQTIRGKENFHITGIPMNQEPYFVKALGYVKKAAAMANRDLGAIDAKVADAIILGCDRVIAGDMMDQFVTDFIQGGAGTSTNMNANEVIANLALESLGFGKGEYQHVSPNDHVNYGQSTNDTYPTAFRLALILRLESYMTALRQLQEAFFAKGREFDRVLKMGRTHLQDAVPMSLGAEFRGWGTTIGEEVDRISEARALLREINLGATAIGTSVTAAVGYPKLAVRHLSALTGVDFILAGDLVEATSDTGAYVQLSGVLKRTASKLTKICNDIRLLASGPRAGFNEINLPQLQPGSSIMPGKVNPVIPEVVNQTSFLVIGLDTTVTLAASAGQLQLNVMEPVISFALFFSIRTMERAVNSLRQNCVVGITANEEHTRNMVLNSLGIVTVLKPLLGYKQCAEIAREGYRSGKSLHQIVVVERKLLTQEKWDEMFSFERLINPDLIG; this is encoded by the coding sequence ATGAGCCGTACCGAGCAGGATTTCCTCGGGCAGCGTGAGATCGCCGACGACATCTATTACGGTGTCCAGACCATCCGCGGGAAAGAGAACTTCCACATCACCGGCATTCCGATGAACCAGGAGCCTTACTTCGTGAAGGCGCTCGGTTACGTCAAGAAGGCCGCGGCCATGGCCAACCGCGATCTCGGCGCGATCGACGCCAAGGTCGCGGATGCGATCATCCTCGGCTGCGACCGCGTCATCGCCGGCGACATGATGGATCAGTTCGTCACCGATTTCATCCAGGGCGGCGCGGGCACGTCGACCAACATGAACGCCAACGAGGTGATCGCAAACCTCGCGCTGGAATCGCTCGGTTTCGGCAAGGGCGAGTACCAGCACGTCAGCCCAAACGATCACGTCAATTACGGCCAGTCCACCAACGACACCTATCCGACTGCATTTCGTCTCGCCCTGATCCTGCGGCTCGAGAGCTACATGACGGCGCTGCGCCAGCTCCAGGAAGCCTTCTTCGCCAAGGGCCGCGAGTTCGACCGCGTGCTGAAGATGGGACGCACGCATCTTCAGGACGCCGTGCCGATGTCGCTCGGCGCCGAGTTCCGGGGATGGGGCACCACGATCGGCGAGGAGGTCGATCGCATCTCCGAGGCGCGCGCATTGCTGCGCGAGATCAATCTCGGCGCCACTGCGATCGGCACCTCCGTGACCGCGGCCGTCGGCTATCCCAAGCTCGCGGTCCGGCATCTGAGCGCGCTGACCGGGGTCGATTTCATCCTCGCCGGGGACCTCGTCGAGGCGACCTCCGACACCGGTGCCTATGTGCAGCTCTCGGGTGTCCTCAAGCGCACCGCCAGCAAGCTGACGAAGATCTGCAACGACATCCGTCTGCTCGCGTCGGGTCCGCGCGCCGGCTTCAACGAGATCAACCTGCCGCAGCTTCAGCCGGGCTCCTCGATCATGCCGGGCAAGGTCAATCCCGTGATCCCCGAAGTGGTCAACCAGACCAGCTTCCTCGTCATCGGCCTCGACACCACGGTGACGCTGGCGGCCTCAGCCGGCCAGCTCCAGCTCAACGTGATGGAGCCGGTGATCTCGTTCGCGCTGTTCTTCTCGATCCGCACCATGGAGCGCGCCGTCAACAGCCTGCGCCAGAATTGCGTTGTCGGCATTACCGCCAACGAGGAGCACACCCGCAACATGGTGCTGAACTCGCTCGGTATCGTCACCGTGCTGAAGCCGCTGCTCGGCTACAAGCAATGTGCCGAGATCGCGCGCGAGGGCTACAGAAGCGGCAAGTCGCTGCACCAGATCGTCGTGGTCGAACGCAAGCTACTGACGCAGGAGAAATGGGACGAGATGTTCTCGTTCGAGCGGCTGATCAATCCGGATCTGATCGGGTAG
- a CDS encoding ABC transporter substrate-binding protein gives MSEFKTIALRCLLALSVALATLIARDVGAAETAAPSVAIHFSFDRPLDASMAPFFLAAKDGRFGAEHLSVSFNTASGSPEALARVAKGDSELALVDINELIRFRDTDQAAPIKAVFVLFNRAPYAIVARRSRGIHLLPDLDGKTVGVADSDLSMRLWPALAQQNGINASRVKFHKIGAAVREPILSAGQVDAVAGFSYLSAVNLRDRGVPGADLVVLRYADYGCEAYGFAVVANPAFAAAKPDAVRGFVRALIAGINATVGEPGRAAEEAANRIDDGDRNLELDRLRIVIADNIVTDEVRRNGLGGIDPARLDRSIGQIAQDFKFRKRPAAGDIFDDRFLPPVAGRLIN, from the coding sequence ATGTCGGAATTCAAGACGATCGCGCTTCGTTGCCTGCTGGCCCTCTCGGTCGCGCTTGCGACACTGATTGCGCGCGATGTCGGCGCGGCCGAGACCGCGGCACCCTCGGTCGCGATTCACTTCTCCTTCGACCGCCCGTTGGACGCGAGCATGGCGCCGTTCTTCCTGGCCGCAAAGGACGGCAGGTTCGGCGCCGAGCATCTCAGCGTGTCCTTCAACACCGCGTCCGGATCGCCGGAAGCTCTGGCGCGCGTCGCCAAGGGCGACAGCGAACTCGCGCTCGTCGACATCAACGAGTTGATCCGCTTTCGCGACACGGACCAGGCGGCGCCGATCAAGGCGGTGTTCGTGCTGTTCAACCGCGCGCCTTACGCCATCGTCGCGCGCAGGAGCCGCGGCATCCATTTGCTGCCCGATCTCGACGGCAAGACCGTCGGCGTTGCCGACAGCGATCTGTCGATGCGGCTATGGCCGGCGCTGGCGCAGCAGAACGGAATCAACGCATCGCGCGTCAAATTCCACAAGATCGGCGCGGCGGTGCGCGAGCCGATCCTCTCGGCGGGCCAGGTCGATGCGGTTGCCGGCTTCAGCTATCTTTCGGCGGTGAACCTGCGCGACCGCGGCGTGCCCGGAGCCGATCTCGTCGTGCTGCGCTATGCCGACTATGGCTGCGAGGCCTACGGCTTTGCCGTGGTGGCCAATCCCGCTTTCGCCGCGGCAAAGCCGGACGCCGTCAGGGGCTTCGTCCGCGCCTTGATCGCGGGCATCAACGCTACCGTCGGGGAGCCGGGGCGCGCGGCGGAGGAAGCCGCAAACCGTATCGACGACGGCGACCGCAACCTGGAGCTGGACCGCCTGCGCATCGTCATCGCCGACAATATCGTGACCGACGAGGTCAGGCGCAACGGCCTCGGCGGCATCGACCCGGCGCGCCTCGATCGCTCGATCGGCCAGATCGCGCAGGACTTCAAATTCCGCAAACGGCCCGCGGCAGGCGACATCTTCGACGACCGATTCCTGCCGCCGGTGGCGGGGCGTCTGATCAACTGA
- a CDS encoding thioesterase family protein: MPPIYRVDGNDVVTSPDAAGPWDRRMQHGSAPASLVTWAAERIPTPVPMNIARVTIDLMRPVPVAPLTIATEILREGRKIQLCEIKLLADGVQVVGATVLKIKAQAQTLPDDVGELPVTLPSPEDSLVEDGHAATSPFVRSVSMRAARGRFGQAGAGAIWFRVDHPLIEGEAISQAMRAVVAADFSNGTASTLDFRAWTYINADLTVNLARQPVGEWILLDGESWIGPDGAGLAMSRLADRQGYFGRAVQSLVIEKR, translated from the coding sequence ATGCCCCCCATCTACCGCGTCGACGGCAACGACGTCGTCACCAGCCCGGACGCTGCCGGTCCCTGGGACCGGCGCATGCAGCATGGCTCGGCGCCGGCTTCGCTGGTGACGTGGGCGGCCGAGCGCATCCCTACGCCGGTGCCGATGAACATCGCGCGCGTGACCATCGACCTGATGCGTCCGGTGCCGGTCGCGCCGCTCACGATCGCGACCGAAATCCTGCGCGAGGGCCGCAAGATCCAGCTCTGCGAGATCAAGCTGCTGGCGGACGGCGTGCAGGTCGTCGGTGCCACCGTGCTCAAGATCAAGGCGCAGGCACAGACGCTGCCCGATGACGTCGGGGAACTGCCGGTGACGTTGCCCTCGCCCGAGGATTCGCTGGTCGAGGACGGTCATGCCGCCACCAGTCCGTTCGTGCGGTCGGTCTCGATGCGCGCCGCGCGCGGCCGCTTCGGCCAGGCCGGTGCCGGCGCGATCTGGTTTCGCGTCGACCATCCGCTCATCGAGGGGGAAGCCATCTCTCAGGCGATGCGTGCCGTGGTCGCCGCCGACTTCTCCAACGGCACCGCCTCCACGCTCGACTTCCGCGCCTGGACCTACATCAACGCCGATCTCACCGTGAACCTTGCGCGCCAGCCGGTCGGCGAGTGGATATTGCTCGACGGTGAATCCTGGATTGGCCCCGACGGCGCCGGCCTTGCGATGTCACGTCTTGCCGACAGGCAAGGCTATTTCGGCCGCGCGGTGCAGAGTCTCGTGATCGAGAAGCGGTAG
- the hisE gene encoding phosphoribosyl-ATP diphosphatase, with product MSDSLERLYLAVLAARDLDPATSRTARLFQRGPSKMAKKLAEEAIEVVIDAVNGDGEAVVRESADLLYNLTVLWASAGVRPEDVWREMARREDMLGIAEKLPKSTVKLPKVASPRVAVRRPIVALESRGTRKRH from the coding sequence ATGAGTGATTCGCTTGAGCGGCTATATCTGGCTGTGCTCGCGGCCAGGGATCTCGATCCCGCAACATCGCGTACGGCCCGGCTGTTTCAGCGCGGGCCTTCCAAAATGGCGAAAAAGCTGGCCGAAGAGGCCATCGAAGTCGTGATCGACGCCGTCAATGGCGACGGCGAGGCGGTGGTCCGGGAAAGCGCCGACCTGCTGTACAATCTCACCGTGCTCTGGGCCTCGGCCGGCGTGCGTCCCGAGGATGTCTGGCGCGAGATGGCGCGGCGGGAAGACATGCTCGGCATTGCCGAGAAACTGCCGAAATCAACGGTGAAACTGCCCAAAGTCGCGTCACCGCGCGTGGCTGTCAGGCGGCCAATTGTCGCGCTCGAGAGCCGCGGCACGCGCAAGCGCCATTGA
- a CDS encoding YqaA family protein gives MVLHRGAMLKRIYDWCIDAAHKPYALWIMGVVSFAESSFFPVPPDVMLIPMSLARPQRAWLYAAVCTATSVLGGIVGYAIGALLFDSLGQWLIQVYGLADKVDAFRASYAEWGAVIILLKGLTPIPYKLVTITSGFAGYNILLFILCSIVARGGRFFVVAILLNRYGDWIRVRIERHLGLWVALGAIVLVLGFVIAIKLI, from the coding sequence ATGGTGCTTCATCGCGGCGCCATGCTGAAACGTATCTACGACTGGTGCATCGACGCCGCCCACAAGCCCTACGCGCTCTGGATCATGGGTGTCGTATCCTTTGCCGAAAGCTCCTTCTTTCCGGTCCCGCCGGATGTGATGCTGATTCCGATGTCACTGGCGCGTCCGCAGCGCGCCTGGCTCTATGCCGCGGTCTGCACCGCGACCTCGGTGCTCGGCGGGATCGTCGGCTACGCCATCGGCGCGCTGTTGTTCGACTCGCTCGGCCAATGGCTGATTCAGGTCTACGGCCTCGCCGACAAGGTCGACGCCTTCCGCGCCTCTTACGCGGAATGGGGTGCGGTCATCATCCTGCTCAAGGGGCTGACACCGATCCCCTACAAGCTCGTCACGATCACCTCGGGCTTTGCCGGCTACAACATCCTCCTGTTCATCCTGTGCTCGATCGTCGCGCGCGGCGGACGCTTCTTCGTCGTCGCGATCCTGCTCAACCGCTATGGCGACTGGATCCGGGTCAGGATCGAGCGGCATCTCGGATTGTGGGTCGCGCTCGGCGCGATCGTGCTGGTGCTCGGCTTCGTGATCGCGATCAAGTTGATCTAG
- a CDS encoding AMP-binding protein, producing MPDLLHASSPACAQTLRALSRHPDRTAFAWPGGSLSYQGTIDLIGRIQGVFMRLGLQPGARVAFLTANRADSWCAGVAAQLARLCITWLHPLGSETDQLFQLEDSEAEMLVVDAAAFHDRGGELAAKAGRLKAVFTMGPAGYGVDLLAAIESAGYASAQCLAGPDDLATLNYTGGTTGKSKGALRYHRENAGAAGAILADFEIPEAARYLTVAPISHVAGTKVLPTLMRGGTVHMLKGFDPEAVLATVARERINFTLFVPTMIYVLLDQPALDKTDLSSLELVLYGASAMSPSRLVEGIERIGPVFSQLYGQTECYPVSVLRKADHDPRRPELFLSCGFPIAACEVRILDDDDQEVKTGEAGEICVRAPHVMAEYWKRPDITAETLKNGWVHTGDIARKDERGYIFILDRKKDMIVSGGFNIFPREVEDVLSQHADVAMVAVVGIPDEKWGEAVTAVVVPRQGARPDPDELINLVKTRKGSAHAPKQIQFVKQLPMTGVGKVDKKVLRAGFWSGRDRMVG from the coding sequence ATGCCTGATCTGCTCCACGCATCGTCCCCGGCTTGTGCGCAGACGCTACGGGCGCTGTCGCGCCATCCCGATCGCACCGCGTTCGCCTGGCCCGGGGGATCGCTGAGCTATCAAGGCACCATCGACCTGATCGGGCGCATCCAGGGCGTGTTCATGCGGCTCGGCTTGCAGCCCGGCGCGCGCGTCGCCTTCCTCACCGCGAACCGTGCCGACAGCTGGTGCGCCGGTGTCGCGGCGCAATTGGCCCGGCTCTGCATCACCTGGCTGCATCCGCTGGGATCGGAGACAGATCAGCTGTTTCAGCTCGAGGATTCCGAGGCCGAGATGCTGGTGGTCGATGCCGCCGCCTTCCACGACCGCGGCGGCGAACTCGCGGCGAAGGCCGGCCGACTCAAGGCCGTCTTCACGATGGGGCCGGCCGGCTACGGCGTCGATCTCCTGGCGGCGATCGAGAGCGCGGGGTACGCCAGCGCGCAGTGCCTCGCCGGCCCGGACGATCTCGCCACGCTGAACTACACCGGCGGCACGACCGGCAAATCCAAGGGCGCGCTGCGCTATCACCGCGAAAACGCCGGCGCCGCCGGCGCGATCCTCGCCGATTTCGAGATCCCCGAGGCCGCGCGCTATCTCACGGTCGCCCCGATCAGCCACGTCGCCGGCACCAAGGTGCTGCCGACCCTGATGCGCGGCGGCACCGTGCACATGCTGAAGGGCTTCGATCCCGAAGCCGTGCTGGCCACGGTTGCGCGCGAGCGCATCAACTTCACGCTGTTCGTGCCGACCATGATCTACGTACTGCTTGATCAGCCCGCGCTGGACAAGACAGATCTCTCCTCGCTCGAGTTGGTGCTCTATGGCGCCTCCGCGATGTCGCCGAGCCGGCTGGTCGAAGGCATCGAGCGCATCGGGCCGGTGTTCTCGCAGCTTTACGGGCAGACCGAATGTTATCCCGTCTCGGTGCTGCGCAAGGCGGATCACGACCCCAGACGGCCCGAGCTGTTCCTGTCCTGCGGCTTCCCGATCGCGGCCTGCGAGGTCAGGATCCTCGACGACGACGACCAGGAGGTGAAGACGGGCGAGGCCGGCGAGATCTGCGTGCGCGCGCCGCATGTGATGGCGGAGTACTGGAAACGGCCGGACATCACCGCCGAGACGCTGAAGAACGGCTGGGTTCACACCGGCGACATCGCGCGCAAGGACGAGCGCGGCTACATATTCATCCTCGACCGCAAGAAGGACATGATCGTCTCCGGCGGCTTCAACATCTTTCCGCGCGAGGTCGAGGACGTGCTGTCGCAACACGCCGATGTCGCGATGGTCGCCGTCGTCGGCATTCCCGACGAGAAATGGGGCGAAGCCGTCACCGCCGTCGTCGTGCCGCGCCAGGGCGCAAGGCCCGATCCGGACGAGCTGATCAATCTGGTGAAGACGCGAAAGGGCTCGGCGCATGCGCCGAAGCAGATCCAGTTCGTCAAGCAGTTGCCGATGACCGGCGTCGGCAAGGTCGACAAGAAGGTATTGCGTGCGGGCTTCTGGAGCGGGCGGGACCGGATGGTAGGGTAA
- a CDS encoding DMT family transporter, with translation MTNRAAFLFPFFAIVLWAGNVIVSRLSAHTIGPEAITFYRLLLAVGLMSLFVAPPAWRNRAVIWPHLGQFAILGFLAMCLFQSLSYLAAETTTATNMAVFTALTPVLTVLLSAVLLRETPTFGLIGGGALSLAGLVYLVSGGDPAALLRNGVHPGDPLMFVAALVYALYGVLLKRWDLPVAGWQSTYMQALCALAVMFPAFLATPAPMRALNAETLPLIAYAGGLASIVLPFLWVRGVQILGPNRCAIFMNLLPILTALGAIALLGEPVRAFHVIGGGVALAGVACAALFRRPLWISVPAAPALAD, from the coding sequence ATGACCAACCGGGCCGCTTTCCTCTTTCCGTTCTTCGCCATCGTGCTGTGGGCGGGCAACGTCATCGTCTCGCGGCTGTCCGCCCACACCATCGGGCCTGAGGCGATCACGTTTTATCGCTTGCTGCTCGCGGTCGGATTGATGAGCTTGTTCGTCGCGCCGCCGGCCTGGCGCAACCGCGCGGTGATCTGGCCGCATCTCGGTCAATTCGCCATCCTCGGCTTTCTCGCGATGTGCCTGTTTCAGAGCCTGTCATACCTCGCGGCCGAGACGACCACCGCGACCAACATGGCCGTGTTTACGGCGCTGACGCCGGTGCTGACGGTGCTCTTGAGCGCGGTGCTGCTGCGGGAGACGCCGACCTTCGGCCTGATCGGCGGCGGCGCGCTGTCGCTCGCCGGCCTCGTCTATCTCGTCAGCGGCGGGGATCCCGCGGCGTTGCTGCGCAACGGCGTGCATCCCGGCGATCCCCTGATGTTTGTCGCCGCGTTGGTCTATGCGCTCTATGGCGTCCTGCTGAAGCGCTGGGACCTGCCGGTCGCCGGCTGGCAATCGACCTATATGCAGGCGCTGTGCGCGCTCGCAGTCATGTTTCCGGCCTTTCTCGCGACGCCGGCGCCGATGCGCGCGCTCAACGCCGAGACGCTGCCGCTGATCGCCTATGCCGGCGGGCTTGCCTCGATCGTGCTGCCGTTCCTGTGGGTCCGCGGCGTGCAGATCCTCGGTCCCAACCGTTGTGCGATCTTCATGAACCTGCTGCCGATACTCACCGCGCTGGGCGCCATCGCGCTGCTCGGCGAACCCGTCCGCGCCTTCCACGTCATCGGTGGTGGTGTTGCGCTTGCCGGCGTTGCCTGCGCTGCGCTGTTTCGTCGGCCGTTATGGATTTCGGTGCCGGCTGCGCCGGCGCTGGCCGATTGA
- a CDS encoding NAD(P)H-dependent flavin oxidoreductase has product MPSDRLQRFRDRLALPLIAAPMFLVSGVELMVAACRSGVIGSFPTANCRDTEQLDGWLTEIETRLRQHEEQTGRRAAPLCPNLIVHRSNARLEQDLAMLLRHRPEIVITSVGSPAPVLKPLHDCGALVLADVASIRHAERAAEAGADGLVLLTAGAGGQTGWLNPFAFVRAVRAFYDGIIVLAGGISDGRALRAAQVLGCDLAYMGTKFIATRESMADDRYKRMLVEGSADDVLLTTAFTGLQTSMLRPSIVAAGLDPDDLPAHGAIDIAKDIDVAARESRPKRWRDIWSGGHSISGVTEVLAVDDLVARTITEYRGAAGQ; this is encoded by the coding sequence TTGCCATCGGATCGACTGCAACGCTTTCGCGATCGTCTCGCTCTGCCGCTGATTGCAGCGCCGATGTTCCTGGTGTCGGGAGTCGAGTTGATGGTCGCGGCCTGCCGGAGCGGCGTGATCGGCAGCTTCCCCACTGCGAATTGCCGTGACACGGAACAACTCGATGGCTGGCTCACCGAAATCGAGACGCGGTTGCGGCAGCACGAGGAGCAAACCGGCCGCCGGGCTGCGCCGCTCTGCCCCAACCTCATCGTGCATCGTTCGAACGCCCGGCTCGAGCAGGATCTCGCCATGCTGCTGCGGCACAGGCCGGAGATCGTCATCACGTCGGTCGGCTCGCCCGCGCCCGTGTTGAAGCCGCTGCATGATTGCGGCGCCCTGGTGCTGGCGGATGTCGCGTCGATCCGCCACGCCGAACGCGCGGCCGAAGCGGGCGCCGACGGGCTGGTGCTGCTGACCGCCGGCGCCGGCGGCCAGACCGGCTGGCTCAATCCATTCGCCTTCGTCCGCGCGGTTCGCGCATTCTACGACGGCATCATCGTGCTCGCCGGCGGCATCAGCGACGGCCGCGCGCTGCGTGCCGCCCAAGTGCTCGGCTGCGATCTCGCTTACATGGGCACGAAGTTCATCGCGACGCGCGAAAGCATGGCGGATGACCGCTACAAACGGATGCTGGTCGAGGGCAGCGCCGACGACGTCCTGCTCACCACCGCGTTCACGGGACTTCAGACCAGCATGCTGAGGCCGTCGATCGTGGCCGCAGGGCTCGATCCCGACGACCTGCCGGCGCATGGAGCGATCGACATCGCCAAGGACATCGACGTCGCCGCGCGCGAAAGCCGGCCGAAGCGCTGGCGCGACATCTGGAGCGGCGGCCACTCGATCTCGGGTGTCACCGAGGTGCTCGCCGTCGACGATCTCGTTGCGCGGACGATCACCGAATATCGCGGGGCGGCCGGGCAGTAG
- a CDS encoding AraC family transcriptional regulator: MLDELTTRHLAFHATHRALTAMEVDYPDGVSTGVHAHPTAQLLYAIEGVMVVRSIAGTWIVPPNRAVWLAPGLDHETVMSGRVRIRTVFVDPDASPYLPEKNCVIAVSPLLRELIVAATRIPVDYDEAGRDGRLMRLLLDELRVSDVLPLHLPFPDDARLRTICAAIADDPSDSSTVEQWAERVGITAKTVHRLFAKQTGMSFAQWRRQARLLHALRRIASGEKIIDVAFDCGYASQSAFAAMFRRHFGVPPSMFYR; this comes from the coding sequence ATGCTGGACGAACTCACCACACGCCATCTTGCCTTCCACGCCACGCATCGAGCCCTGACCGCGATGGAGGTGGACTATCCGGATGGCGTCTCCACCGGGGTGCACGCACATCCGACCGCGCAGCTGCTCTACGCCATCGAAGGCGTCATGGTGGTGCGTTCGATCGCGGGCACATGGATCGTGCCGCCGAACCGGGCGGTATGGCTCGCCCCCGGTCTCGACCACGAGACGGTTATGTCGGGACGCGTGCGCATCCGCACTGTCTTCGTCGACCCCGATGCCTCACCGTATCTTCCGGAGAAGAACTGCGTGATTGCGGTCTCGCCGCTGTTGCGCGAGCTGATCGTCGCAGCCACGCGCATTCCGGTCGACTACGACGAGGCCGGTCGCGACGGCCGGCTGATGCGGCTGCTTCTCGACGAGCTGCGCGTCTCGGACGTGCTGCCGCTGCATCTGCCTTTCCCCGATGACGCGAGGCTTCGTACGATCTGCGCAGCGATCGCCGATGATCCGTCAGACAGCTCAACCGTCGAGCAATGGGCAGAGCGCGTCGGCATCACCGCCAAGACGGTTCATCGCCTGTTCGCGAAACAGACCGGCATGAGCTTCGCGCAATGGCGGCGGCAAGCGCGCCTCCTGCATGCGCTGCGCCGCATCGCATCCGGCGAGAAGATCATCGACGTCGCCTTCGATTGCGGTTACGCCAGCCAGAGCGCATTCGCCGCCATGTTCCGCCGGCACTTCGGCGTGCCGCCGTCGATGTTTTATCGCTGA
- a CDS encoding NAD(P)H-dependent flavin oxidoreductase → MSMPALFKGRLSIPVIGSPLFIISVPDLVIAQCKAGVVGSFPALNARPPELLDEWLARITEELAAYDRAHPDKPSAPFAVNQIVHKSNNRLDHDMQLCAKYKVPMVISSLGAREELNQAVHGWGGIVFHDVINQKFAHKAIEKGADGLILVAAGAGGHAGTISPLAFVAETRKWFDGPIALSGAIGNGKAIRAARVLGADFAYIGSAFIATKEANAVEKYKEMIAGSTADDIVYSNLFTGVHGNYLKPSILAAGMDPENLPTSDPSKMNFGTDASGERAKPKAWKEIWGSGQGIGSVEGVVPAAEMIARFKKEYEEAIDPPL, encoded by the coding sequence ATGTCCATGCCTGCCTTGTTCAAAGGGCGCTTGTCGATCCCGGTGATCGGCTCGCCGCTCTTCATCATCTCGGTGCCCGATCTGGTGATCGCGCAGTGCAAGGCGGGTGTGGTCGGCTCGTTCCCGGCGCTGAATGCGCGGCCGCCGGAGCTGCTCGACGAATGGCTGGCGCGGATCACCGAGGAGCTCGCCGCCTATGACCGCGCGCATCCGGACAAGCCGTCGGCGCCGTTCGCGGTCAACCAGATCGTGCACAAGTCGAACAACCGGCTCGACCACGACATGCAGCTTTGCGCCAAGTACAAGGTGCCGATGGTCATCTCCTCGCTCGGCGCGCGCGAAGAGCTGAACCAGGCGGTGCACGGCTGGGGCGGCATCGTCTTCCACGACGTGATCAACCAGAAGTTCGCACACAAGGCGATCGAGAAGGGCGCCGACGGCCTGATCCTGGTCGCGGCCGGCGCCGGCGGCCATGCCGGCACCATCTCGCCGCTGGCTTTCGTTGCCGAGACCCGCAAGTGGTTCGACGGCCCGATCGCACTGTCGGGTGCCATCGGCAACGGCAAGGCAATCCGCGCCGCGCGCGTCCTCGGCGCCGACTTCGCCTATATCGGCTCGGCCTTCATCGCGACCAAGGAAGCCAACGCGGTCGAGAAGTACAAGGAGATGATCGCGGGCTCGACGGCCGACGACATCGTCTATTCCAACCTCTTCACCGGCGTGCACGGCAATTACCTGAAGCCGTCGATCCTCGCCGCCGGCATGGATCCGGAAAACCTTCCGACCTCGGACCCGTCGAAGATGAATTTCGGCACCGACGCCTCCGGCGAGCGCGCCAAGCCGAAGGCCTGGAAGGAGATCTGGGGCTCGGGCCAGGGCATCGGCAGCGTCGAGGGCGTCGTCCCCGCCGCCGAGATGATCGCGCGCTTCAAGAAGGAGTACGAGGAGGCGATCGATCCGCCGTTGTGA